From a region of the Terriglobia bacterium genome:
- a CDS encoding arylamine N-acetyltransferase encodes MDLRSYLDRIGFSGPTTPTLEVLRALHRQHLLTIPFENLDIPLKREIRLDLDRIYDKMVRSGRGGFCYEQNGLFAWLLRQVGFDVDMLSGRVARGDGGYGPEFDHMVLLVRIGGERWIADVGFGDSFVEPLQLDAREPQFDRGAEYQVAREGDEYLLLRREDGRLEKKFLFTLTPREFADYAEMCVYHQTSPHSTFTYRRVCSKATPTGRITLTGTAFIVTDAGKRTETEIASDEDFERHLRVQFGIAIKGFPSLDRAKNKKA; translated from the coding sequence GTGGACCTCCGCAGCTATCTCGACCGGATCGGATTTTCTGGACCGACGACGCCAACGCTCGAGGTTCTCCGTGCCCTGCATCGCCAGCACTTGCTGACGATCCCGTTCGAGAATCTGGACATCCCGTTGAAGCGCGAGATCCGGCTGGACCTCGATCGCATCTACGACAAGATGGTGCGGAGCGGTCGCGGCGGCTTCTGTTACGAGCAGAACGGATTGTTCGCCTGGCTGCTGCGGCAGGTCGGATTCGACGTGGACATGCTTTCCGGCCGCGTCGCCCGCGGCGACGGCGGCTACGGTCCCGAATTCGATCACATGGTGCTGCTGGTGCGCATCGGGGGAGAGCGCTGGATCGCCGATGTCGGCTTCGGAGATTCCTTCGTCGAACCGCTCCAGCTCGACGCGCGGGAGCCTCAGTTCGACCGCGGCGCGGAGTACCAGGTCGCACGTGAAGGCGACGAGTACCTGCTCCTGCGCCGTGAGGACGGCCGTCTGGAGAAAAAGTTCCTGTTCACCCTGACGCCACGCGAGTTTGCCGACTACGCCGAGATGTGCGTCTATCACCAGACCTCTCCGCACTCGACGTTCACTTACCGGCGAGTATGCTCGAAGGCGACGCCGACGGGCCGCATCACTCTGACCGGCACCGCATTCATCGTGACCGATGCGGGGAAGAGAACGGAAACGGAGATAGCTTCCGACGAGGACTTCGAGCGGCATTTGCGCGTGCAGTTTGGCATCGCGATCAAAGGCTTTCCGTCGCTCGACAGGGCAAAGAACAAGAAGGCATAA
- a CDS encoding PhoH family protein, which yields MKKNLDIFPKIETLFGTRDENLHLLEDGLNVTIDLKADSVEIEGAAADVARAEQVFADYEHLQRNGFSFNNGDLGSLLRVVVSDSNVTLRGLAEAGKQRSFGKRVVQPKSVNQRRYIEAIEKHDMVFAIGPAGTGKTYLAVAMAIGALLAKQVARIVLARPAVEAGERLGFLPGTLQEKVDPYLRPLYDALYDLLDQERVDRYLEKNVIEIAPIAFMRGRTLNDAFVIVDEAQNTTPEQMKMVLTRLGFNSKAVITGDITQIDLPGSKRSGMLEAIDILKNVEGIAFSYFDESDVVRHHLVQRIIVAYDTHKKVSEAQLSLELSDKANGDKKNGKTNGNGKAKEAADQPQEYRYEE from the coding sequence ATGAAGAAAAACCTGGATATTTTTCCCAAGATCGAAACCCTGTTCGGCACGCGCGATGAAAACCTGCACCTGCTGGAAGACGGCCTGAACGTCACCATCGACCTGAAAGCGGATTCGGTGGAGATCGAAGGCGCAGCCGCGGACGTGGCGCGGGCGGAACAGGTGTTTGCGGATTACGAGCACCTGCAGCGCAACGGCTTCTCGTTCAACAACGGCGACCTGGGCTCGCTGCTGCGCGTTGTGGTCAGCGACTCGAACGTCACGCTGCGCGGCCTGGCCGAGGCCGGCAAACAGCGCTCATTCGGCAAGCGCGTGGTGCAGCCCAAGAGCGTCAACCAACGCCGCTACATCGAGGCCATCGAAAAGCACGACATGGTCTTCGCCATCGGGCCGGCAGGCACGGGCAAGACCTATCTGGCCGTGGCCATGGCCATCGGGGCGCTGCTGGCCAAGCAGGTGGCCCGCATCGTCCTGGCGCGCCCGGCGGTGGAAGCGGGCGAGCGGCTCGGCTTCCTGCCCGGCACGCTGCAGGAGAAGGTGGACCCTTATCTGCGCCCGCTGTACGACGCGCTCTACGATCTGCTCGACCAGGAGCGCGTGGACCGCTACCTGGAGAAGAACGTCATCGAGATCGCGCCCATCGCCTTCATGCGCGGGCGCACGCTCAACGATGCGTTCGTGATCGTGGACGAGGCGCAGAACACCACTCCCGAGCAGATGAAGATGGTGCTCACGCGCCTGGGCTTCAACTCCAAGGCAGTGATCACGGGCGACATCACCCAAATCGACTTGCCGGGCTCGAAGCGCAGCGGCATGCTGGAAGCCATCGACATCCTCAAGAACGTGGAGGGTATCGCCTTCTCCTACTTCGACGAAAGCGACGTGGTACGCCACCACCTGGTGCAGCGCATCATCGTCGCCTACGATACGCACAAGAAAGTGTCGGAGGCGCAGCTTTCTCTGGAGCTGTCGGACAAGGCGAACGGCGACAAGAAGAACGGGAAGACGAACGGCAACGGAAAGGCAAAAGAGGCGGCCGACCAGCCGCAAGAATATCGCTACGAAGAATAG
- the holA gene encoding DNA polymerase III subunit delta: MAARSFAPSDRFVSEVKERKLRPAYVFIGDEAFFRDRCRRALIEHLVPPDLREFSLYEFDLADADVHEVLDRARTPSLMAPFQVFFIRGVKNLYGRGSHDAGFSAIEAYVKDPNPDAVLIFVADHISIPADVRRIELTDKDRYERIRDTLGEYCGIVELARVDEGEGMRWVIDAAEAQGVKVESDAARELVDALGADMMLISNELEKLILYVGEKKRVTLADVETMVLAAKQRSLYELTDAISSKDRTRALAVLDAILHSSEGEEAAIGHLYMLAKTFRQMLVILEKNVRDSRAIWQALWQGFRVPPFAAEDVIRQARRYKSRREITRALRLIAKADLALRSNPPSKRFVLEQLVLELAAEPKILPPAWEQAELPV; encoded by the coding sequence ATGGCGGCGCGCAGTTTTGCTCCGAGCGACCGCTTCGTCTCGGAGGTCAAGGAACGCAAGCTGCGGCCGGCGTACGTATTCATCGGCGATGAGGCGTTCTTCCGTGACCGCTGCCGGCGGGCGTTGATCGAGCACCTGGTCCCGCCCGACCTGCGCGAGTTCAGCCTGTACGAGTTCGACCTGGCCGATGCCGATGTCCACGAGGTCCTCGACCGGGCGCGCACGCCGTCGCTGATGGCGCCGTTCCAGGTCTTCTTTATTCGCGGTGTCAAGAACCTCTACGGCCGCGGCTCGCACGACGCGGGATTTTCGGCGATCGAAGCGTACGTAAAGGACCCGAACCCAGACGCGGTGCTGATCTTCGTCGCCGACCACATCAGCATCCCCGCCGACGTCCGGCGCATCGAGCTGACGGATAAGGACCGGTACGAGCGCATCCGCGACACGCTGGGCGAGTACTGCGGCATCGTGGAATTGGCGCGGGTGGATGAGGGCGAAGGCATGCGTTGGGTGATAGACGCGGCTGAGGCCCAGGGCGTCAAGGTCGAGAGCGACGCCGCGCGCGAGCTGGTGGACGCGCTCGGCGCCGACATGATGCTGATCTCGAACGAGCTGGAGAAGCTCATCCTTTACGTGGGCGAGAAGAAGCGCGTCACCCTGGCCGACGTCGAGACCATGGTGCTGGCGGCCAAGCAGCGGTCGCTGTACGAACTGACCGATGCCATCTCATCGAAGGACCGCACCCGTGCCCTGGCGGTGCTCGACGCCATCCTGCACTCGAGCGAGGGAGAAGAGGCGGCGATCGGACATCTTTACATGCTGGCCAAGACCTTCCGCCAGATGCTGGTCATCCTGGAAAAGAACGTGCGCGATTCGCGCGCCATCTGGCAGGCGCTTTGGCAAGGCTTCCGGGTGCCTCCGTTCGCCGCCGAGGACGTCATCCGCCAGGCGCGACGCTACAAGTCCCGCCGGGAGATCACGCGCGCCCTGCGCCTGATCGCCAAGGCCGACCTGGCGCTGCGCTCGAATCCGCCGAGCAAGCGCTTCGTTCTCGAGCAGCTTGTGCTGGAACTCGCGGCCGAGCCCAAAATCCTTCCCCCCGCCTGGGAGCAAGCTGAACTGCCCGTCTAG
- a CDS encoding AAA family ATPase, with translation MDSKDRLKVLINSSTPIVAIETVEEARAMALIRQTCVDLTLPLFEWSIADGLMRTAGPPPASRATGSGLRRDQLQAAMNQAVNLGVMDSTAQGAGQTIMNTREPAGVLAHIETMTIDAVFVLKDFHRHLDDAVVVRRLRDVVQYFAASRRALVLTGPVIQFPAELEKEVEYLEFPLPDRKRLREIVDETFARVSKTYTLKRNADGAVMDQMAANLSGLTEEEAERAVAQALVTRYALCPEVVTDVLEAKKDILRRTGMLEFVDATVNMSAVGGLENLKRWLAKRSGTFDDAARQYGLEPPRGVIIMGVQGCGKSMCARAIAGDWKLPLAKFDTSAVYDKFIGETEKRIQKLFRVAEQLAPVVLWIDELEKVFAGSGPDSASVDAGVSSRLLGSFLSWMQDRKSPVFVAATCNNVTVLPPELMRKGRFDEIFFVDLPNTGERKAIFTLHLAKRKRDPKGFDLDQLAAAARGYSGAEIEAAVQSAMYAAYAAKSPMTTETVREELKNTVPLSATRAEDIDQLRAWATQRAVRASATDPEAASSR, from the coding sequence ATGGACTCCAAGGACCGCCTGAAAGTCCTGATCAACTCCAGCACCCCCATCGTCGCCATTGAGACCGTGGAAGAGGCGCGGGCCATGGCGCTGATCCGCCAGACCTGCGTGGACCTGACCCTGCCGCTCTTCGAGTGGAGCATCGCCGACGGCCTGATGCGCACCGCGGGCCCGCCACCGGCAAGCCGGGCCACGGGGAGCGGACTGCGCCGCGACCAGCTCCAGGCGGCGATGAACCAGGCGGTGAACCTCGGGGTGATGGACAGCACGGCCCAGGGCGCCGGCCAGACGATCATGAACACGCGCGAGCCGGCGGGTGTGCTGGCACACATCGAGACCATGACCATCGACGCGGTCTTCGTGCTCAAGGATTTTCACCGCCATCTGGACGACGCCGTGGTGGTCCGCCGGCTGCGCGACGTGGTGCAGTACTTTGCCGCCTCGCGCCGCGCCCTGGTCCTTACCGGTCCAGTGATCCAGTTCCCGGCGGAGCTCGAAAAGGAGGTCGAGTACCTCGAGTTCCCGCTGCCGGACCGCAAACGCTTGCGCGAGATCGTGGACGAAACCTTCGCGCGCGTGTCGAAGACCTACACGCTGAAGCGCAATGCCGACGGCGCAGTGATGGACCAGATGGCGGCCAATCTCAGCGGCCTGACCGAAGAAGAAGCGGAACGCGCTGTGGCGCAGGCGCTGGTCACGCGCTACGCGCTCTGCCCGGAAGTCGTCACCGACGTGCTCGAGGCGAAGAAAGACATCCTGCGCCGCACCGGGATGCTGGAGTTCGTGGATGCCACGGTGAACATGAGCGCCGTCGGCGGCCTGGAAAATCTGAAGCGCTGGCTGGCCAAGCGGAGTGGCACCTTCGACGATGCCGCAAGGCAGTACGGGCTGGAGCCGCCGCGCGGCGTCATCATCATGGGCGTGCAGGGGTGCGGGAAGAGTATGTGCGCGCGCGCCATCGCCGGCGACTGGAAGCTTCCGCTGGCCAAGTTCGACACCTCCGCCGTTTACGACAAATTCATCGGCGAGACGGAGAAGCGGATCCAGAAGCTCTTCCGGGTGGCCGAGCAGCTCGCGCCGGTGGTGCTGTGGATCGACGAACTGGAGAAGGTCTTCGCGGGCAGCGGGCCGGATTCGGCTTCCGTGGATGCCGGCGTGTCGTCGCGGCTCCTGGGCTCGTTCCTCTCCTGGATGCAGGACCGCAAGTCGCCGGTGTTCGTCGCCGCCACGTGCAACAACGTCACTGTCCTGCCGCCCGAGCTGATGCGGAAGGGCCGCTTCGACGAGATCTTCTTCGTGGACCTGCCGAACACGGGTGAGCGCAAGGCCATTTTCACCCTGCATCTTGCGAAACGGAAGCGTGACCCCAAAGGATTCGATCTCGACCAGTTGGCGGCGGCGGCGCGCGGCTACTCCGGGGCGGAGATCGAGGCGGCGGTACAGTCGGCCATGTACGCCGCGTACGCCGCGAAGTCCCCGATGACCACCGAGACCGTGCGGGAAGAGCTCAAGAATACGGTGCCGCTGTCTGCGACGCGCGCCGAGGACATCGATCAGCTACGCGCATGGGCGACGCAGCGGGCGGTCCGTGCCTCTGCCACGGATCCCGAGGCGGCGTCCTCCCGGTAG
- the rpsT gene encoding 30S ribosomal protein S20: MANHFSALKRARQTETRTTTNRASKSHLRTELRRLRESLAAGDKAKAQETFRSTVSAIDKAIQKGVIHENTASRYKSRLSARLAALK, translated from the coding sequence ATGGCAAATCATTTTTCGGCGCTTAAGCGCGCCCGTCAGACCGAGACGCGGACCACCACCAACCGCGCCAGCAAGTCGCATCTGCGCACCGAGTTGCGCCGCCTGCGTGAATCCCTGGCCGCCGGCGACAAAGCCAAGGCCCAGGAAACCTTCCGCTCCACCGTTTCGGCCATCGACAAGGCCATCCAGAAGGGCGTCATCCACGAGAATACGGCCTCCCGCTACAAATCGCGCCTGAGCGCGCGGCTCGCCGCGCTGAAGTAG